In a genomic window of Punica granatum isolate Tunisia-2019 chromosome 6, ASM765513v2, whole genome shotgun sequence:
- the LOC116210652 gene encoding NAC transcription factor 29: protein MEGVKTCSDLPPGFRFHPTDEELITYYLRNQATSRPCPVSIIPEVDIYKFDPWQLPEKAEFGENEWYFFSPRERKYPNGVRPNRATVSGYWKATGTDKAIYSGSKYVGVKKALVFYEGRPPKGIKSDWIMHEYRLTDLKKQISRHTGSMRLDDWVLCRIYKKKNTSKNNLAGDGSMWVNKTVPGNEVQMGMRVPMFPRTGSLTHLLELDYTWAPLSHLLYDGQGQSYNPNLDHQNPMGNGGDDDQKLQLSEDHHNRMKLEVNQFPALSNIPAYEFQSNIYGI from the exons ATGGAGGGTGTTAAGACATGCTCCGATCTTCCTCCAGGGTTTAGATTTCACCCAACCGATGAGGAACTGATCACGTATTACCTCAGAAACCAAGCAACCTCGAGGCCATGCCCCGTTTCAATTATCCCCGAAGTCGACATCTACAAATTCGACCCCTGGCAATTACCCG AGAAAGCAGAATTCGGTGAGAATGAGTGGTACTTCTTTAGCCCAAGAGAGCGAAAGTACCCAAATGGGGTCCGTCCTAATCGAGCAACCGTGTCGGGGTACTGGAAAGCCACGGGAACAGACAAGGCGATCTACAGTGGGTCCAAATACGTCGGGGTGAAAAAAGCCCTCGTCTTTTACGAGGGCCGCCCTCCCAAGGGCATCAAGAGTGACTGGATTATGCACGAGTACCGCCTGACCGACCTGAAGAAGCAAATCAGCAGACACACCGGATCTATGAGA CTCGACGACTGGGTCCTGTGCAGGATctacaagaagaagaacacaAGCAAGAACAATTTGGCGGGAGATGGTTCCATGTGGGTTAATAAAACAGTGCCAGGCAATGAGGTGCAAATGGGGATGAGAGTACCCATGTTTCCAAGAACAGGCTCACTGACCCATCTGCTGGAGTTGGACTATACCTGGGCCCCACTTTCGCATCTTCTATATGATGGCCAGGGCCAGTCATATAACCCAAACCTCGATCATCAGAACCCCATGGGAAATGGTGGAGACGATGATCAGAAATTGCAGCTAAGTGAAGATCATCACAATCGCATGAAGCTTGAAGTGAACCAGTTCCCAGCTTTGTCCAATATTCCTGCCTATGAATTTCAGTCAAATATATATGgtatataa